Proteins from a genomic interval of Cyanobium sp. AMD-g:
- a CDS encoding pseudouridine synthase, producing MGWSIEAPQLPPLNLPPGWLPSEPNAGWTYRDRIPTSAAGLGVVAFYAGRYSHSSRADWGQRLAAGEISRNGETLRAEVSLAGGDRLLWRRPPWAEPAVPARWDVIHDDGDLLVIDKPSGLPVLPAGGFLEHTVLRLLERQTAAGPAGAPPPRPVHRLGRFTSGLLVCARRPATRAWLSQRLRESSAAGEGEAPSCRKLYRALLTPGGLALELGVPLPITTPIGRGAHPLLGWIWCASPDGLAASSQLTLLRRHPDGDLVQVAIATGRPHQIRIHCAAIGAPLLGDPLYLPGGSARVAVLPGEGGYRLQAHRLSLTGPDGAALAWEAPLAAWDPG from the coding sequence ATGGGTTGGTCGATTGAGGCCCCCCAGCTTCCACCGCTGAACCTGCCGCCGGGCTGGCTGCCGTCCGAGCCCAATGCGGGCTGGACCTACCGCGACCGGATTCCCACCTCCGCAGCCGGTCTGGGGGTGGTGGCCTTCTACGCTGGCCGCTACTCCCACTCCAGCCGGGCGGATTGGGGACAGCGGCTGGCGGCCGGCGAGATCAGCCGCAATGGCGAGACGCTGCGGGCCGAGGTGAGCCTCGCCGGCGGCGACCGGTTGCTCTGGCGGCGTCCCCCCTGGGCGGAGCCCGCCGTGCCGGCCCGCTGGGACGTGATCCACGACGACGGCGATCTGCTGGTGATCGACAAGCCCAGCGGCCTGCCCGTGTTGCCGGCGGGCGGATTCCTGGAGCACACCGTGCTGCGGCTGCTGGAGCGCCAGACCGCCGCCGGGCCGGCTGGAGCGCCGCCACCGCGTCCGGTGCACCGGCTCGGCCGTTTCACCTCCGGCCTGTTGGTCTGCGCCCGCCGCCCTGCCACCCGCGCCTGGCTGAGCCAGCGGCTGCGGGAGAGCAGCGCCGCGGGCGAAGGGGAGGCCCCGTCCTGCCGCAAGCTCTACCGAGCGCTTCTGACGCCGGGGGGCCTGGCGCTGGAGCTCGGCGTTCCCCTGCCGATCACCACCCCCATCGGCCGTGGGGCCCACCCCTTGCTGGGCTGGATCTGGTGCGCCTCTCCAGACGGTCTGGCGGCAAGCAGTCAGCTGACCTTGCTGCGGCGCCATCCGGACGGGGATCTGGTGCAGGTGGCGATCGCCACGGGCCGGCCGCACCAGATCCGCATCCATTGCGCCGCCATCGGGGCGCCCCTGCTGGGGGATCCGCTGTATCTGCCTGGGGGATCCGCCCGGGTCGCGGTGCTGCCGGGGGAGGGGGGCTACCGGCTGCAGGCCCATCGCCTGAGTCTGACGGGACCGGATGGGGCCGCGCTCGCCTGGGAGGCGCCCCTGGCGGCGTGGGACCCGGGCTGA
- a CDS encoding AI-2E family transporter has translation MLERLVLPPWLRFSLALPLLVLNLWVLRQLLVPLAPFPALFLTAALLAFLLDIPSRWLIQRGLPRPLALLLVLGLSLSAVVLAALVLVPRLVEQLGDLVLALPGWLAEGETLLGRLQSWATERGLPTDFGGLSSDLITRTSKIASQLSQQLLGILGATVSITVNTVIVLVLAVFLLLGGEGIARGLAEWLPSGTRALVLSTLDRTFRGYFAGQVVLALILSGAQSLVFTLLGIPYGVLFAVAIGFTTLIPYASALTIVGVSVLLALEDPRTGLEVLAVAITVGQVVDQVIQPRLMGSIVGLQPAWLLISLPIGARLGGLLGLGELLGLLLAVPVASCSKTFLDAWALRLRAEPFRAPPEPE, from the coding sequence ATGCTTGAGCGGCTGGTGCTGCCCCCCTGGCTGCGGTTCTCGCTGGCCCTCCCCCTGCTGGTGCTCAACCTGTGGGTGCTGCGCCAGTTGCTGGTGCCCCTGGCACCGTTCCCGGCCCTGTTCCTGACGGCCGCCCTGCTGGCGTTCCTGCTCGACATCCCCAGCCGCTGGTTGATCCAGCGCGGTCTGCCCCGGCCATTGGCGCTGCTGCTGGTGCTGGGGCTGAGCCTCTCGGCGGTGGTGCTGGCGGCCCTGGTCCTGGTGCCGCGCCTGGTGGAGCAACTGGGCGACCTGGTGCTGGCCCTGCCGGGCTGGCTGGCCGAGGGGGAGACCCTGCTGGGCCGGCTGCAGAGCTGGGCCACCGAGCGGGGGCTGCCCACGGATTTCGGTGGGCTCAGCAGCGATCTGATCACCCGCACCAGCAAGATCGCCTCCCAGCTGAGCCAGCAGCTGCTGGGAATCCTGGGGGCCACGGTGAGCATCACCGTCAACACGGTGATCGTCCTGGTGCTGGCGGTGTTCCTGCTGCTGGGGGGCGAAGGCATCGCCAGGGGATTGGCGGAGTGGCTCCCCTCCGGCACTCGGGCCCTGGTGCTCAGCACCCTCGATCGCACCTTTCGGGGCTACTTCGCCGGCCAGGTGGTGCTGGCCCTGATCCTCAGCGGCGCCCAGAGTCTGGTGTTCACCCTGCTGGGGATCCCGTATGGGGTGCTGTTCGCCGTGGCGATCGGTTTCACCACCCTGATCCCCTACGCCAGTGCCCTCACCATCGTGGGGGTGAGCGTGCTGCTGGCCCTGGAGGACCCACGCACCGGCCTGGAGGTGCTGGCCGTGGCGATCACGGTCGGCCAGGTGGTCGACCAGGTGATCCAGCCGCGGCTGATGGGGTCGATCGTGGGTCTGCAACCCGCCTGGCTGCTGATCAGCCTGCCGATCGGCGCCCGGTTGGGGGGCTTGCTGGGTCTGGGGGAATTGCTGGGTCTGCTGCTGGCGGTCCCGGTCGCCAGCTGCTCCAAGACCTTCCTTGATGCCTGGGCCCTGCGCCTCCGCGCCGAACCGTTCAGGGCTCCGCCGGAGCCGGAATGA
- a CDS encoding N-acetylglucosamine-6-phosphate deacetylase translates to MALSRPVAARMRWLSNLRLAGDDLACDETEARWRVGVDSEGLIARVRPTPPGSQSAGEDWGGDWLSMGGVDLQINGGLGLAFPELTSSDLPRLQALLELVWRDGVEAICPTLVTCAPEALRQALAVLAEARRRHRPGRCRLLGAHLEGPFLAPERRGAHPAQHLQAPSRAALERLIAGFAGGPEADVALVTLAPELEGAAEVIAALRAAGVVVSLGHSGADAAQASQAFTQGVGMLTHSFNAMAGLHHRAPGPVGAALRQGEVALGLIADGVHVDPTMAVLLQRLAPRQVVIVSDALAPYGLADGSHRWDERLLLVQDGSCRLEDGTLAGVTLPLLEGVRRLAGWGGQVTASIAAATLAPRRLLGERRPLEQLLLGQPLGDTLRWGTAADGRLHWRRPVTVPQAPPP, encoded by the coding sequence ATGGCATTGTCCCGTCCCGTGGCTGCCCGGATGCGCTGGCTGAGCAACCTGCGACTGGCGGGCGACGACCTGGCCTGCGACGAAACAGAGGCGCGCTGGAGAGTTGGTGTCGACAGCGAAGGGCTGATCGCCCGGGTGCGGCCCACGCCACCGGGTAGCCAGTCTGCCGGCGAGGACTGGGGCGGCGACTGGCTTTCCATGGGGGGGGTCGACCTGCAGATCAACGGCGGCCTGGGGCTGGCCTTCCCCGAACTCACGTCCAGCGATCTGCCACGCCTGCAGGCCTTGCTGGAGCTGGTCTGGCGCGATGGGGTGGAGGCCATCTGCCCCACCCTGGTGACCTGTGCCCCGGAGGCCCTGCGCCAGGCCCTGGCCGTGCTGGCCGAGGCCCGCCGTAGGCACCGGCCCGGCCGCTGCCGGCTGCTGGGCGCCCATCTGGAGGGGCCGTTCCTCGCCCCGGAGCGGCGCGGCGCCCACCCGGCCCAGCACCTGCAGGCCCCCAGCCGGGCCGCCCTCGAGCGGCTGATCGCCGGCTTCGCGGGCGGCCCGGAGGCCGATGTCGCCCTGGTGACCCTGGCCCCGGAGCTGGAGGGGGCCGCCGAGGTGATCGCAGCGCTGCGGGCCGCCGGCGTGGTGGTCAGCCTGGGCCACAGCGGCGCCGATGCGGCCCAGGCCAGCCAGGCCTTCACGCAGGGCGTCGGGATGCTCACCCACAGCTTCAATGCGATGGCCGGGCTGCACCACCGCGCCCCGGGGCCCGTCGGCGCCGCGCTGCGCCAGGGGGAGGTGGCCCTGGGGCTGATCGCCGACGGCGTGCACGTGGACCCCACCATGGCGGTGCTGCTGCAGCGGCTGGCGCCCCGGCAGGTGGTGATCGTCAGCGACGCCCTGGCCCCCTACGGACTCGCCGACGGCAGCCACCGCTGGGACGAGCGGCTGCTGCTGGTGCAGGACGGCAGTTGCCGGCTGGAGGACGGCACCCTGGCCGGCGTGACCCTGCCGCTGCTGGAGGGGGTGCGGCGGCTGGCCGGCTGGGGCGGCCAGGTAACCGCTTCGATCGCCGCAGCCACCCTGGCCCCCCGGCGCCTGCTGGGCGAACGGCGGCCGCTGGAGCAGCTGCTGCTGGGGCAGCCCCTGGGGGACACCCTGCGCTGGGGCACGGCGGCCGACGGGCGCCTGCACTGGCGGCGCCCCGTCACCGTGCCCCAGGCCCCACCTCCCTAG
- a CDS encoding response regulator transcription factor, which yields MSQDPSAVAGPISEPSGVEETPEATSSTPVRLLLVDDEPGLRTAVKAYLEDEGFAVTTANDGEEGWTAAQAQMPDVVITDVMMPRCDGYGLLKRLRADERLGGTPVIFLTAKGMTADRIAGFQAGADDYIPKPFDPDELVARVRNVVRRQERLLAEAARFADADIGAMARQITEIRSMLGGGGASGAAGSARKPVSDVKLDFTPREASVLQLVAEGMMNKEIARRLETSIRNVEKYVSRLFIKTGTASRTELVRFALEHGLVD from the coding sequence ATGAGCCAAGATCCTTCCGCCGTCGCAGGCCCCATCTCCGAGCCGTCCGGGGTGGAGGAGACGCCTGAGGCCACCAGCAGCACGCCGGTGCGGCTGCTGCTGGTCGATGATGAGCCCGGGCTGCGCACGGCGGTCAAGGCCTACCTGGAGGATGAGGGCTTCGCGGTCACCACCGCCAATGACGGCGAGGAAGGCTGGACCGCCGCCCAGGCCCAGATGCCCGATGTGGTGATCACCGATGTGATGATGCCCCGCTGCGACGGCTACGGCCTGCTGAAGCGGCTGCGGGCCGATGAGCGCCTCGGGGGCACCCCGGTGATCTTCCTCACGGCCAAGGGCATGACGGCCGACCGCATCGCCGGCTTCCAGGCCGGCGCCGACGACTACATCCCCAAGCCGTTCGACCCGGACGAACTGGTGGCGCGGGTGCGCAACGTGGTGCGCCGTCAGGAGCGGCTGCTGGCGGAGGCGGCCCGCTTCGCCGATGCCGACATCGGCGCCATGGCCCGCCAGATCACGGAGATCCGCTCGATGCTGGGGGGTGGGGGCGCCAGCGGCGCGGCCGGCAGTGCCAGGAAGCCCGTCTCCGACGTCAAGCTTGACTTCACCCCCCGCGAGGCCAGCGTCCTGCAGCTGGTGGCGGAAGGAATGATGAACAAGGAAATCGCCCGGCGGCTGGAAACCTCGATCCGCAACGTCGAGAAGTACGTCAGCCGGCTGTTCATCAAGACCGGCACCGCCAGCCGCACCGAGCTGGTGCGCTTCGCCCTCGAGCATGGGTTGGTCGATTGA
- the trpB gene encoding tryptophan synthase subunit beta, giving the protein MTSTVPTRRVDPAELQPSVRPDGLGRFGPFGGQYVPETLMPALAELEAAAAEAWADPAFTARLDHLLRHYVGRPTPLYEAERLTAHYRREEGGPRLWLKREDLNHTGAHKINNALGQALLALRMGKQRIIAETGAGQHGVATATVCARFGLECVIYMGAEDMRRQALNVFRMRLLGATVQPVTAGTATLKDATSEAIRDWVTNVETTHYILGSVAGPHPYPMLVRDFHAVIGQEARSQCLEAFGRLPDVLIACVGGGSNAMGLFHPFVEDADVRLIGVEAAGEGVATGRHAATITEGRVGVLHGAMSLLLQDDEGQVQEAHSISAGLDYPGVGPEHSYLKGIGRAEYAAVTDAQALEALQRVSELEGIIPALETAHAFAWLETLCPTLAPGTEVVLNLSGRGDKDVNTVAEKLGDGLAG; this is encoded by the coding sequence GTGACCAGCACCGTCCCTACCCGCCGCGTCGATCCGGCCGAGCTGCAGCCGTCGGTCCGCCCGGATGGCCTGGGCCGTTTCGGCCCCTTCGGCGGTCAGTACGTGCCCGAAACCCTGATGCCCGCCCTGGCGGAGCTGGAGGCCGCCGCCGCCGAGGCCTGGGCCGATCCCGCCTTCACCGCCCGGCTGGACCACCTGCTGCGTCATTACGTCGGGCGACCTACGCCGCTCTATGAAGCCGAGCGCCTCACGGCCCATTACCGCCGCGAGGAGGGCGGCCCGCGCCTGTGGCTGAAGCGCGAGGACCTCAACCACACCGGCGCCCACAAGATCAACAACGCCCTGGGCCAGGCCCTGCTGGCGTTGCGGATGGGCAAGCAGCGGATCATCGCCGAAACCGGCGCCGGCCAGCACGGGGTGGCCACGGCCACGGTCTGCGCCCGCTTCGGGCTGGAGTGCGTCATTTACATGGGCGCCGAAGACATGCGCCGCCAGGCCCTGAACGTGTTCCGGATGCGACTGCTGGGGGCCACCGTCCAGCCCGTCACCGCCGGCACCGCCACCCTCAAGGACGCCACCAGCGAAGCCATCCGCGATTGGGTCACCAACGTCGAGACGACCCATTACATCCTCGGCTCGGTGGCCGGTCCGCACCCCTACCCGATGCTGGTGCGGGATTTCCATGCCGTGATCGGCCAGGAAGCCAGGTCCCAGTGCCTGGAGGCCTTCGGCCGGCTGCCGGATGTGCTGATCGCCTGTGTGGGCGGCGGCTCCAACGCCATGGGCCTGTTCCATCCCTTCGTTGAGGACGCCGATGTGCGCCTGATCGGCGTGGAGGCGGCCGGCGAGGGTGTGGCCACGGGCCGCCATGCCGCCACGATCACCGAAGGGCGGGTGGGGGTGCTGCACGGCGCCATGAGCCTGCTGCTGCAGGACGATGAAGGCCAGGTGCAGGAGGCCCATTCGATCAGTGCCGGCCTCGATTACCCGGGCGTGGGGCCGGAGCACAGCTACCTCAAGGGCATCGGCCGGGCGGAGTACGCCGCCGTCACCGACGCCCAGGCCCTTGAAGCCCTGCAACGGGTGAGCGAGCTGGAGGGGATCATCCCTGCCCTGGAGACGGCCCATGCCTTCGCCTGGCTGGAAACGCTCTGCCCCACCCTCGCCCCCGGCACCGAAGTGGTGCTCAATCTCTCCGGCCGCGGCGACAAGGACGTCAACACGGTGGCGGAGAAGCTGGGCGACGGCCTGGCCGGATAG
- a CDS encoding phytanoyl-CoA dioxygenase family protein, whose amino-acid sequence MLPHHYLSSLTLAERLYRQQPEVACQIYSPEVLQFLRDGVIIFPQVMDPVLLNRVDADLDDLPRLAQASLLYGLIGIDGNADHYEARVLRNLPMLGITDLRQAGPGLKLNDLHRYFDSARDLAFSEPIIAFLDELFGSAPALIQSLTFWKSSEQSLHQDFSYVHHHNRLGHLAAAWIPLEDISDQAGPLVYYKGSHLLSEHQFYDWNQGGILASRNTDPQTAAGYGHYLSALINQQGWTPSTYLPRRGDLLIWHGALVHGGTAMADPSRTRRSYVCHYTAAANHKAMARHRVGEGYDFSEPPSLPETMRSRSLPSRLVSAAGRRMKQLFRGGRTHA is encoded by the coding sequence ATGCTCCCCCACCACTACCTCTCGTCCCTGACGCTGGCGGAACGGCTGTATCGCCAGCAGCCCGAAGTGGCGTGTCAGATCTATTCACCGGAGGTGCTGCAGTTCCTTCGAGACGGTGTGATCATCTTTCCGCAGGTGATGGACCCTGTCCTGCTCAACCGGGTGGACGCCGACCTGGACGACCTGCCGCGCCTGGCCCAGGCCTCCCTGCTGTATGGCCTGATCGGCATTGATGGCAATGCCGATCACTACGAAGCCAGGGTTCTACGTAATCTTCCAATGTTGGGCATCACAGATTTGCGCCAGGCAGGACCCGGGCTCAAGCTCAATGACCTGCATCGCTACTTCGATTCAGCCCGCGATCTTGCCTTCTCAGAGCCCATCATCGCTTTTCTCGATGAGCTCTTCGGATCGGCACCGGCCCTGATTCAATCGCTCACCTTCTGGAAAAGCAGCGAACAATCCTTGCACCAGGACTTCTCCTACGTGCACCATCACAACCGGCTGGGCCATCTGGCCGCAGCCTGGATTCCCCTGGAAGACATCAGCGATCAGGCCGGGCCGCTTGTGTATTACAAGGGTTCCCACCTCCTGTCGGAGCATCAGTTCTATGACTGGAACCAGGGCGGAATTCTGGCCAGCCGCAACACCGACCCTCAGACAGCCGCAGGCTATGGCCATTACCTGAGCGCCTTGATCAACCAGCAGGGCTGGACACCGAGCACCTACCTGCCCAGGCGCGGCGACCTGCTGATCTGGCACGGGGCGCTGGTTCACGGCGGTACCGCTATGGCCGATCCTTCGCGCACCCGCCGCTCCTACGTCTGCCACTACACCGCCGCCGCCAATCACAAGGCCATGGCCCGCCATCGCGTCGGGGAGGGCTACGACTTCTCCGAACCGCCGTCTCTACCTGAAACGATGCGATCCAGATCCTTGCCGTCCCGGTTGGTGTCCGCCGCCGGCCGCCGCATGAAGCAGCTCTTCAGGGGGGGCCGCACCCATGCCTAA
- a CDS encoding DUF456 family protein: MTPASLPSLDRVDVLWWIALLIQALAIPGTVLPVAPGLTLLPLGALLWCWAVGWSAGWPALLLAVVLLALGWGAEALGLLLGPARLQATRWSYVGAGLGLVVGLLGLLPALPVGGPLLGALVGPLLGASLGELLTAPPSLGPPGLGRLRRSLLVGLAVVAGMLVSRVAQLLLALVGLLGFVLLTAGPFATRLAG, encoded by the coding sequence CCTCGATCGTGTCGATGTCCTCTGGTGGATCGCCCTGCTGATCCAGGCCCTCGCCATCCCCGGCACCGTGCTGCCGGTGGCCCCCGGCCTCACCCTGCTTCCCCTGGGGGCGTTGCTGTGGTGCTGGGCCGTGGGCTGGTCCGCCGGCTGGCCGGCCCTGCTGCTGGCCGTGGTGCTGCTCGCCCTGGGCTGGGGGGCCGAGGCCCTGGGCCTGCTGCTCGGTCCGGCCCGGTTGCAGGCCACACGCTGGAGTTACGTGGGCGCCGGCCTGGGCCTGGTTGTGGGCCTGCTGGGGCTGCTGCCGGCCCTGCCGGTGGGTGGGCCCCTGCTCGGTGCCCTGGTGGGCCCCCTGCTCGGGGCCAGCCTTGGCGAGCTGCTCACCGCCCCGCCGTCCCTGGGCCCCCCAGGCCTGGGACGGTTGCGCCGTTCCCTGCTCGTGGGCCTGGCGGTGGTGGCCGGCATGCTGGTGAGTCGCGTGGCCCAGCTGCTGCTGGCCCTGGTGGGGCTGCTGGGGTTCGTGCTGCTCACCGCCGGCCCCTTCGCCACCCGCCTCGCCGGCTGA
- a CDS encoding cysteine desulfurase family protein: MLTYLDHHASTPCDPAVLAAMAPWWTQNAANPSSRLYRPALEAGAAVDIARKRVAEALGVDSDAVIFTSGATEANNLALRGVAEAALERGEPRRRLVTLASEHRAVLEPMAWLERHGFPLTVLPVGADGRLDPDRLAQALGPDTLLLSVMAANNEIGVLQPLAEIGALCRQRGVLFHCDAAQAVGHIPLAMAELGIDLLSLSGHKLYGPKGVGALLRREGVPLAPQQLGGGQEGGLRGGTLPVPLIVGLGAAVTGALADRQERAERLGALRDRLWNELEALGGMRRNGQPLHTLPHSLSVTVEGVDGTRLHRQLRRQVAVSSGSACSQGSPSHVLAALGLDRRAAGATVRFGLGRGTTAADVDVAVAAMRDAVAELRVPL; the protein is encoded by the coding sequence ATGCTGACGTACCTCGACCACCACGCGAGCACCCCGTGCGATCCGGCGGTACTGGCGGCCATGGCGCCCTGGTGGACGCAGAACGCCGCCAATCCCTCCAGTCGCCTGTACCGGCCGGCCCTGGAGGCGGGCGCGGCGGTGGACATCGCCCGCAAGCGGGTGGCCGAAGCGCTGGGTGTGGACAGCGACGCGGTGATCTTCACCAGCGGCGCCACCGAAGCCAACAACCTGGCCCTGCGCGGGGTGGCCGAGGCGGCCCTGGAGCGTGGGGAGCCCCGCCGCCGCCTGGTGACCCTGGCCAGCGAGCATCGTGCCGTGCTGGAGCCGATGGCCTGGCTGGAGCGCCACGGCTTTCCGCTCACCGTGCTGCCAGTGGGGGCCGATGGCCGGCTCGACCCGGACCGGCTGGCCCAGGCCCTGGGCCCCGACACCCTGCTGTTGTCGGTGATGGCGGCGAACAACGAGATCGGCGTGCTCCAGCCCCTGGCCGAGATCGGCGCCCTCTGCCGCCAGCGGGGGGTGCTGTTCCACTGCGATGCCGCCCAGGCGGTGGGCCACATCCCCCTGGCCATGGCCGAGCTCGGCATCGACCTGCTCAGCCTCAGTGGCCACAAGCTCTACGGGCCCAAGGGGGTCGGCGCCCTGCTGCGCCGCGAAGGGGTGCCCCTGGCCCCGCAGCAGCTCGGCGGCGGCCAGGAGGGCGGGTTGCGGGGCGGCACCCTGCCGGTGCCCCTGATCGTCGGCCTCGGTGCCGCCGTCACCGGTGCCCTGGCCGACCGCCAGGAGCGGGCCGAGCGCCTCGGGGCCCTGCGTGACCGCCTCTGGAACGAGCTGGAAGCCCTGGGCGGCATGCGCCGCAACGGCCAGCCGCTCCACACCCTGCCCCACAGCCTGAGTGTCACGGTGGAAGGGGTGGACGGCACCCGGCTGCACCGGCAGCTGCGCCGCCAGGTGGCTGTGAGCAGCGGGTCAGCTTGCAGCCAGGGCAGCCCCTCCCACGTGCTGGCCGCCCTCGGCCTCGACCGCCGCGCCGCTGGCGCCACAGTCCGCTTCGGGCTGGGACGGGGGACCACAGCGGCGGACGTCGATGTCGCCGTGGCCGCCATGCGCGACGCCGTGGCGGAGTTGCGAGTGCCCCTCTAA
- the purE gene encoding 5-(carboxyamino)imidazole ribonucleotide mutase produces the protein MDPAAPASASAPPPQVAVVMGSDSDLPTLEPAVRILAQLGVATEVRVLSAHRTPREMADFAEAAASRGLRVIIAGAGGAAHLPGMVAAFSMLPVIGVPVRSQALSGVDSLHSIVQMPAGIPVATVAIGGGLNAGLLAASILAMTDPVLAQALEAYRRGLHDQVVAKDGRLQALGSAAYLEAMGQG, from the coding sequence ATGGATCCCGCTGCCCCAGCATCCGCGTCTGCCCCACCGCCTCAGGTGGCGGTGGTGATGGGCAGCGATTCCGACCTGCCGACGCTGGAGCCGGCGGTGCGGATCCTGGCGCAGCTGGGGGTGGCCACCGAAGTGCGGGTGCTCTCGGCCCATCGCACCCCGCGGGAGATGGCGGACTTCGCCGAGGCGGCCGCCTCCCGGGGCCTGCGGGTGATCATCGCCGGGGCGGGCGGCGCCGCCCACCTGCCCGGCATGGTGGCGGCCTTCTCGATGCTGCCGGTGATCGGCGTGCCCGTGCGCAGCCAGGCCCTCTCCGGGGTGGATTCGCTGCATTCCATCGTGCAGATGCCGGCGGGGATCCCGGTGGCGACGGTGGCGATCGGCGGCGGTCTCAACGCCGGTCTTCTGGCGGCCTCGATCCTGGCCATGACCGATCCCGTGCTCGCGCAGGCCCTGGAGGCTTACCGCCGTGGACTGCACGATCAGGTGGTGGCCAAGGATGGGCGCCTGCAGGCTCTGGGCAGCGCCGCCTACCTGGAGGCGATGGGCCAGGGATGA
- the cysC gene encoding adenylyl-sulfate kinase, with protein MTSPAKATNIVWHHSTVTRAARAHQRGHRSAILWFTGLSGAGKSTLANAVNSALFEQGLACYVLDGDNVRHGLCSDLGFSDADREENIRRIGEVAKLFLDAGVVVLTAFVSPFRADRQRARELVEAGDFLEIHCAADLAVCEQRDTKGLYAKARAGEIKEFTGISSPYEAPEAPELRVATGEQSLEDSVAQVIAELARRGIIPAPAEP; from the coding sequence ATGACCTCGCCGGCCAAGGCCACCAACATCGTCTGGCACCATTCCACCGTGACCCGCGCCGCCCGGGCCCACCAGCGGGGCCACCGCAGCGCCATCCTCTGGTTCACGGGGCTCTCCGGGGCGGGGAAGAGCACCCTGGCCAATGCGGTGAATTCGGCCCTGTTCGAGCAGGGGCTTGCCTGCTACGTGCTCGATGGCGACAACGTCCGCCACGGGCTGTGCAGCGATCTGGGCTTCTCCGACGCCGACCGCGAGGAGAACATCCGCCGCATCGGTGAGGTGGCCAAGCTGTTCCTCGATGCCGGCGTGGTGGTGCTTACCGCCTTCGTCTCCCCCTTCCGGGCCGACCGCCAGCGGGCCCGGGAGCTGGTGGAGGCGGGCGATTTCCTCGAGATTCACTGCGCCGCCGACCTGGCGGTCTGCGAGCAGCGGGACACCAAGGGGCTCTACGCCAAGGCCAGGGCGGGGGAGATCAAGGAGTTCACCGGCATTTCCAGCCCCTACGAGGCCCCCGAGGCCCCCGAGCTGCGGGTGGCCACCGGGGAGCAGAGCCTCGAGGACTCGGTGGCCCAGGTGATTGCCGAACTGGCGCGGCGCGGCATCATTCCGGCTCCGGCGGAGCCCTGA
- a CDS encoding translation initiation factor — translation MPKGGWREFSGSESLQRPPSPGGPGVARAQQRVRVQRTKAGKGGKLVTAVTGLEIPDVEARALLQRLKTRAGTGGTLKDGVIELQGDQVALTLAELVAEGFRPKQAGG, via the coding sequence ATGCCTAAGGGCGGTTGGAGGGAGTTCAGTGGCTCGGAGAGCCTGCAACGGCCACCGTCCCCCGGTGGCCCTGGCGTGGCCAGGGCCCAGCAGCGGGTGCGGGTGCAGCGCACCAAGGCGGGCAAGGGCGGCAAGCTGGTCACGGCGGTCACGGGGCTGGAGATTCCAGACGTCGAAGCCCGCGCCTTGCTGCAGCGGCTCAAGACCCGCGCCGGCACCGGCGGCACCCTCAAAGACGGCGTGATCGAACTCCAGGGCGACCAGGTGGCCCTCACCCTGGCTGAGCTGGTGGCAGAGGGGTTCCGGCCGAAGCAAGCGGGGGGGTAG
- the bchM gene encoding magnesium protoporphyrin IX methyltransferase → MPPELQPPAPAETQAEKAEVQAYFESTGFERWNRIYSDSEEVNRVQRNIRLGHQKTVDAVLAWLQQQGDLASRSFCDAGCGVGSLSLPLAALGAGSIAASDLSAAMVAEASRRAAEAGLDSRQLSFSASDLESLQGHYDTVICLDVFIHYPQAAAEAMVQHLAAMAERQLIVSFAPYTPLLAVLKQIGQLFPGPSKTTRAYTLREDGIVAAAASAGFRPVHRSLNQAPFYFSRLIAFERG, encoded by the coding sequence ATGCCCCCGGAACTGCAACCCCCCGCGCCCGCTGAGACGCAGGCCGAGAAGGCCGAGGTGCAGGCCTATTTCGAAAGCACCGGCTTCGAGCGCTGGAACCGCATCTACAGCGACAGCGAAGAGGTGAACCGGGTCCAGCGCAACATCCGCCTTGGCCACCAGAAGACGGTGGACGCGGTGCTGGCCTGGCTGCAGCAGCAGGGCGACCTCGCGAGCCGGAGCTTCTGCGATGCCGGCTGCGGTGTGGGCAGTCTCAGCCTGCCCCTGGCGGCCCTCGGGGCCGGCTCGATCGCCGCCAGCGATCTCTCGGCGGCCATGGTGGCCGAGGCCAGCCGCCGTGCCGCCGAGGCCGGTCTGGACTCCAGGCAGCTGAGCTTCAGCGCCTCCGACCTGGAGAGTCTCCAGGGTCACTACGACACGGTGATCTGCCTGGACGTCTTCATCCACTACCCCCAGGCGGCGGCCGAAGCGATGGTGCAGCATCTGGCGGCGATGGCCGAACGCCAGCTGATCGTCAGCTTCGCCCCCTACACGCCGCTGCTGGCGGTGCTCAAGCAGATCGGTCAGCTGTTCCCCGGACCGAGCAAGACCACCCGCGCCTACACCCTGCGGGAAGACGGCATCGTGGCGGCGGCCGCCAGCGCCGGCTTCCGCCCCGTCCACCGCAGCCTCAACCAGGCGCCGTTCTATTTCTCCCGGCTGATCGCCTTCGAGCGCGGCTGA